A stretch of Acipenser ruthenus chromosome 1, fAciRut3.2 maternal haplotype, whole genome shotgun sequence DNA encodes these proteins:
- the LOC117409073 gene encoding leucine-rich repeat-containing protein 2, with translation MSPAIVVYDLSLIQGIWEGRIRKHKKQQRKEWERQEKSALAKLNQEWSRRLEHRKRLREKSNQLNLENVATDFKLYHSSEKNLLSEGRSSLDSGIEIDIDEKTFIYELNGEQWKELPDSIKEMTYLREWHISRTSIQELPKYTELFQDLRVLQLSRNGIKELLAEIGKLRNLKELNLSYNKLSSIPPELGNCENLEKLELTENLDLWELPFELSNLKQLLYLDISANKFSSIPICVLRMSSLQWLDVSNNDLKELPQDIDRLEEVQSLFLQKNPMTYLPHALCNLTKLSMIVVSGERMVKMPTAICSSPSIKFIKLFDKHREDEKEQTESMKDHGSEKELEKEFIQAYVESLRDRETVPCYTTKVSLSCQL, from the exons ATGAGCCCAGCAATAGTGGTGTACGACCTGTCACTCATACAGGGCATCTGGGAGGGCCGAATaaggaaacacaaaaaacaacaaaggaaGGAATGGGAACGGCAGGAGAAAAGTGCATTAGCAAA GTTGAATCAAGAATGGAGTCGCAGGTTAGAACACAGGAAGAGGCTCCGTGAAAAATCAAATCAGCTAAACTTGGAGAACGTGGCAACAGATTTCAAACTTTACCACAGTAGTGAAAAGAATTTGCTGTCAGAAGGACGCTCCTCCCTGGATTCAGGAATTGAGATTGATATTgatgaaaaaacatttatttatgagCTAAATGGAGAACAATGGAAG GAACTCCCTGATTCAATCAAAGAAATGACTTACCTCAGAGAATGGCACATAAGCAGAACCAGCATACAGGAACTTCCTAAGTATACTGAGTTGTTTCAGGATCTGAGAGTACTGCAACTATCCAGAAATGGCATCAAGGAGCTCCTGGCAGAGATAG GTAAACTGAGGAACCTTAAGGAACTGAACCTAAGCTATAATAAGCTCTCCAGTATCCCACCTGAACTTGGAAACTGTGAAAACCTGGAAAAGCTGGAATTAACTGAAAACCTGGACCTCTGGGAACTACCATTCGAG CTTAGTAATCTGAAACAGCTCCTATACCTGGACATATCAGCAAACAAATTCAGCAGTATACCCATCTGTGTTCTCCGCATGTCAAGCCTGCAGTGGCTGGATGTCAGTAACAATGACCTGAAAGAACTGCCTCAAGATATTGACAG GTTGGAAGAAGTACAATCCTTGTTCCTTCAAAAGAACCCAATGACGTATCTTCCTCATGCTCTGTGTAACCTAACAAAGCTCAGTATGATTGTAGTAAGTGGAGAACGCATGGTTAAAATGCCAACAGCCATCTGTAGCAGTCCCAGTATTAA atttataaaattatttgatAAGCATCGTGAGGATGAGAAGGAACAAACGGAGTCAATGAAAGATCACGGCAGTGAGAAGGAGCTTGAAAAGGAGTTTATTCAAGCATACGTTGAGTCACTGAGGGACAGAG AAACAGTCCCCTGCTATACCACCAAGGTATCACTGAGTTGTCAACTATGA